The DNA sequence GGATGGCTATTTGCGAATACGCCTCATGGTGCGAAGGCCAGCGCCACGATTTATAGCATCGTCGAAACGGCCAAGGAAAATGGCTTAAACCCCTTCACCTACCTGATCTACTTGTTCGAACAGATGCCTAATATGGATGTCAAAGATCGAGATGCCTTAGACAAACTGCTTCCATGGTCCAACAGCTTGCCGGCCAGGTGCCGGATCAGGAAAATAAGTGACGAAATGCCCGCCTCCTAAAAAGGCGGGTTATTTTACGCCCACAGACCTGACTCCGCCATTACATTAGGTGGGGAAAGTTTGACGCTCACGTTCTTAAAAATGACAACAAAAAACCTACCTGTTGGAAAGAAGGACCAACTGGGAGAAAATGGGTGTTAGTTGTATGGAAGTTAAATTCTCACCTCCGGCCAATTAATTTATGAACTCCTGCCTGCCCGCCCGCCTGCGGGCGGGCAGGCAGGAGTATAGATTTGGCCTTTGCTCAGCAGGGCAAAGACCAGGCGGACAAATTTACGGGCAGTCAACACCAGTGCACGCTTGTGCTGATGTTTTGTCACCTCTTGATATTTGACCTGGTAGTAAGCCTTGTACTCCTCATTGTGTACCCGCAATGAGTTGGCTGCTTCCACCAAGTAATAACGGAGGTAACGGTTGCCGGTCTTAGTAAGCCGTCTTTCCTCAGCGTCAAAGTCACCGGACTGGTAACGCGACCAAGTCAAGCCGGCATACTGGGCCAAAGCGGCTTCATCACGGAACCGGGAGATATCACCGATTTCTGCAGTGAGGCCAGCGGCCCAAACCGGACCAATGCCTGGGATGGTAGTCAATGTCTGTGGGATTGCTTGCAGCTCCTGGGCAATGACTTTATCCAAACGTTTGATCTGGCTTTTGAAAAAGTCGATATTATGGAGGGTCATGGTAAGGGTAACATTTATCGAGTTTTGGATCTTGGGATTAAGCCGGTAAGCTCTTTTAGCCATATTCTTTAAATCCGCTGCCATTTGCCCAACGTCTTTAAGCCTGTGGTTACCGTTTTGGGCGATAAAAGAAACAAGTTGTTCCGTATCCATGTTGACCAGTTCGTCCGGTGACAAATCCCGAAGGAGAGCCGAGGAAGCCTTGCCGAAGGTGTTGCTAAAGGGGTTATCTTTCCGGTAGTTGGAGAACTTAAGGAAAATCATGTTGCAGGCCCGGTTTTGTTCAGTTGTGACTAGCTCAATCAGATGGAGCCGGTGGCGGGTCAATTGGAGTAATGGTGCGGTAGTGATTTTTTTAAGAGAAAAGGGTTCTATCCGGCCAAAGCGGACCCGTTCTGCAATCAGCCAAGCGTCTTGATGGTCAGTCTTAGGCCGCTTGGGAAAGGATTTTTTAAACCCTGCCACAAGGGAAGGATTGATTTCATAAACCGCCCAATGAGGAGGAACTTCTTTGGCGGCAGCAAGGAAGTCCCGCAAGTGGACACCGTAAACAGAAGTGGCCTCAAGGCCGATATGGACCTCATTGACCGAAAAAGTTGTAATTGTATCCAGGAGTTGGTTTGCACCAAGAAAGTCATTGGCAAACTTCCGGGAAGGACCTAGCTGGTTACCGTCTTGATCAAGAAAGCAAAGCACAGCGTCATTAGCACTAATGTCGATACCTGCAAATAGCTTTGTTGTCATAGGGTTCACCTCCCCGGATTGGCCAGAATTAGGGCGTACCCCTGAGGGCTTAATGCATACACAACCTCGCAAAACATTAGAGTTCACTTTAGGGTCACCGTGGGTACACCCAAGGCCTGCTGAAAACCAAAGGACAGTGCCCCGAAGCGACTCAACCCACGCGTAAGAACTCTACATTAAGCTCAGGGACTCACTCTTAATAAAGTAGTCAAAGCTACAAGGGGTGAAAGAGGGACCCTGACCAACCTATGTTGATTGTCTCAAAGGGTACGCCTAATTGGCAAGGATGAATTTCCAATTAAATTATACGAGGGGTGTTGAACACGTTCTCCATCACAGCAGCACCCACCTTATCTTCCCATCATTTACGAGCATATGGCACACGCCTTTTTTCTCGCTGTTGCCTATCCAGTTTGGGATGTTGCTCAGAAGCGATTTACCGACGGGAACCACCACCGCCTGTTTTAAAACCTCAATCAAACGGGCGTAGCCGTGGTCGAAATCTTGGTCGCAAGTCGTAGAAACGCCATCGTACATATCCTCTTTTAGAATCTCAAACTGGTCGCTGCCTTCCTCGGCAAACACCTCGCGGACTGAACGACGTATGCTCTCGGCGTTGTAGTAGTTCCTTCGCTGTTCCTCAAAGTTGCGTTGATACCTTGGGTATTTGCATATGTTTTCCCTTGTTACGCCGCCGGCTGTTTCAGCATCGCAGTAAGCCGCGATGAGTTCAATTACGTAGACCTGCTCGTGCGGCTCAATTTTGACGGGAGGCAAGAGTTTTGCCGGCAGCTTTATCACGTTCCCGCCTATATGGATTTTACCGTCCTTGACATAAACGGTCGCAAGCGGAACTTGTGGTAGCTGGACCTTATCCAGTTGCGGAACAAGTTCATCAGCTATCTTCATGTTCACGTCAGGAGCGGCGGCTTTGCTGCCACTCGCACAATCGGTCAATATTTGCGCGAATACATCGGCGCATTTAGCGGCGACCTGATATTTCTTTGAAACTGTGATTCCCTTGTCCGCAAGCGCGGCGCGCAATCCTTCAATCGCGTCATCAGATAAGTCGGATATGTACACCTCAAACTTGGCTTTGTCCATATGGCCGACCATGAACGTTGCGTCTTTGCGTGGCAATGGCTTAGAACCGTTAAAAATCCGCGTGAGGTAATCAGGTTTATTGTCCAGCAAAGGGCATTGCTCGTCATCGGTGTCTTCGGTGATGTTGGAAATCAGAGCCACGACAAAGTCTGACTGGTATTTCCCGTCCCCGCAAAACGGGTACAGCATCTTCGCGAAATCACTAAAGGTCACAAGCCCACCCCCTGTTCATTACCCAACTAACCAAAAGGCCGGTTTGGTACGTTCTGGTACGGTCTGGTACGGAGTCGGAGTAGTCCCGTTTTGTAGAATTAAATGCGTAAGGACAAGCACGACGGGCCCGACCAGAGAGCATCAACTAAACTATCTATTAGTATAGCACACCTATTCGCGCTTGTCAATGTGATTATTGCGAAAGCAACAATGATTGGAGTTATCACAGACATTTCACCAAACCCTGGGAAATTCCTAGAAAGGAGGTAATCAATGCTGTGGACGAAGTCAGGAATCTGAACAACAAACGGGTCGGTGATGTAAGCACGGACAAGCGGGTCTTTGAAATCCAAATCAAGGACTGCATCACCCGAATCACGGCGAACCCCGACGAGACGCTGAGCATTACGC is a window from the Selenomonadales bacterium genome containing:
- a CDS encoding IS110 family transposase, which encodes MTTKLFAGIDISANDAVLCFLDQDGNQLGPSRKFANDFLGANQLLDTITTFSVNEVHIGLEATSVYGVHLRDFLAAAKEVPPHWAVYEINPSLVAGFKKSFPKRPKTDHQDAWLIAERVRFGRIEPFSLKKITTAPLLQLTRHRLHLIELVTTEQNRACNMIFLKFSNYRKDNPFSNTFGKASSALLRDLSPDELVNMDTEQLVSFIAQNGNHRLKDVGQMAADLKNMAKRAYRLNPKIQNSINVTLTMTLHNIDFFKSQIKRLDKVIAQELQAIPQTLTTIPGIGPVWAAGLTAEIGDISRFRDEAALAQYAGLTWSRYQSGDFDAEERRLTKTGNRYLRYYLVEAANSLRVHNEEYKAYYQVKYQEVTKHQHKRALVLTARKFVRLVFALLSKGQIYTPACPPAGGRAGRSS
- a CDS encoding transposase domain-containing protein; the protein is GWLFANTPHGAKASATIYSIVETAKENGLNPFTYLIYLFEQMPNMDVKDRDALDKLLPWSNSLPARCRIRKISDEMPAS